A single region of the Sorghum bicolor cultivar BTx623 chromosome 9, Sorghum_bicolor_NCBIv3, whole genome shotgun sequence genome encodes:
- the LOC8065335 gene encoding vacuolar cation/proton exchanger 1b, with product MPVAAGAAPAPHTRTNAALGPPLSYWGGAAVGAEEQRWRIGMDSAAAALLDSSASASSSAAANGNAKEMPARLLAHRTAHNMSSSSLRKKSDLALLRKVPCATLRRLLDNFQEVLLATKLALLFPAVLLALAARIFQFGQEWVFVLSLIGLVPLAERLSFLTEQVAFYTGPTVGGLLNATFGNVTEVIIAIFALYEGKVVVVKCSLLGSVLSNLLLVLGTSLFLGGLANLGTEQLYDRMQVDVSTGLLILGVLCHSLPLMLRYAVSSGEHAVSSWDSELELSRACSIVMLLAYVAYLFFQLKTHRQLFEPQEVEDDGDDSVSQDEVVLGFSSAMIWLGVMTLMTAVLSEFVVSTIEAASKSWELSVSFISIILIPIVGNAAEHAGAVIFAFKNKLDITLGVSLGSATQISMFVVPLSVLVAWIMGVPMDLDFNLLETGSLFLAVLVTAFTLQDGSSHYLKGLLLLFCYIVIAVCFFVLRQRGNGSNNDVHHQLGVASKPWRI from the exons ATGCCTGTAGCTGCAGGCGCGGCTCCAGCTCCACACACGAGGACCAACGCAGCCCTCGGCCCCCCGCTTTCCTACTGGGGCGGCGCCGCTGTTGGCGCAGAGGAGCAGAGGTGGCGTATCGGCATggactccgccgccgccgctctcctcgactcctccgcctccgcctcttcctccgccgccgccaacgGCAACGCCAAGGAGATGCCCGCCCGACTCCTCGCCCACCGCACCGCCCACAACATGTCCTCCTCCTCGCTCCGCAAGAAGTCCGACCTCGCGCTCCTCCGCAAGGTCCCCTGCGCCACGCTCCGCCGCCTCCTCGACAACTTCCAGGAGGTCCTGCTCGCCACCAAGCTCGCCCTCCTCTTCCCCGCCGTCCTCCTCGCGCTCGCCGCGCGAATCTTCCAATTCGGCCAG GAATGGGTCTTTGTGCTTAGCTTGATCGGTCTCGTTCCTCTTGCTGAGCGACTTAGCTTTCTGACTGA GCAGGTTGCGTTTTACACAGGGCCtactg TGGGTGGACTGTTGAATGCAACATTTGGAAATGTAACAGAGGTCATCATTGCAATCTTTGCGCTGTATGAAGGCAAGGTAGTGGTGGTGAAATGCTCCCTACTCGGCTCAGTCTTGTCCAACTTGTTGCTTGTGCTTGGAACCTCCCTTTTCCTTGGTGGCCTGGCTAACCTTGGAACTGAGCAGCTATACGACAGA ATGCAAGTAGATGTCAGCACAGGACTTCTGATTCTTGGTGTGCTATGCCACTCTCTGCCACTGATGCTGAGGTATGCTGTGAGCTCCGGGGAGCACGCGGTATCTTCTTGGGATTCAGAACTGGAGCTATCCCGAGCATGCAGCATTGTCATGCTCCTTGCCTATGTAGCCTACCTTTTCTTCCAACTGAAAACCCACCGCCAACTCTTTGAGCCCCAAGAG GtcgaagatgatggtgatgattcAGTCTCTCAAGACGAGGTGGTACTGGGATTTTCCAGTGCCATGATTTGGCTGGGGGTCATGACTCTGATGACAGCAGTCCTATCAGAGTTTGTTGTGAGTACAATTGAG GCAGCATCAAAATCATGGGAACTATCTGTCAGCTTCATTAGCATCATCTTAATTCCAATAGTTGGTAATGCAGCAGAGCATGCCGGTGCAGTCATATTTGCTTTTAAAAACAAGCTG GACATCACCCTCGGAGTATCTTTGGGTTCTGCTACACAGATTTCCATGTTTGTG GTGCCATTGAGTGTCCTTGTAGCATGGATCATGGGAGTCCCGATGgatcttgatttcaacttgctTGAGACTGGTTCTTTGTTTCTTGCAGTATTAGTAACGGCCTTCACGCTCCAG GATGGATCATCGCATTATCTGAAGGgactgctgctgctgttttGTTACATTGTCATTGCTGTATGCTTTTTTGTTTTGAGACAGCGTGGAA ATGGAAGCAACAATGATGTCCATCATCAGCTGGGTGTAGCAagcaagccatggaggatttaG